In a single window of the Coprothermobacter proteolyticus DSM 5265 genome:
- a CDS encoding DUF4097 family beta strand repeat-containing protein, translated as MKTTKLFTIPFSEKKLKILAVSADLEIKSGKNSQVVLEVELEGEAEKIQVYEPKVRRTDDELEITLEYEANHMALVSFGRSKSLRVDKATITLPSTKEFSISTVSGDVNLSAPNCQDRLTLKAISGDANMSDVECQEIDIKTTSGDIRLRNVKAKNQLRVSLVSGDLLAQDISFREARMETVSGDIVIRELTDTFRSIQFKSVSGDLVINMAVLPPSRIEFSTLSGTIKVGQRLLKGVKGSVDTAPKPVATVRINTVSGSATLQAAREEQQTPEDVDLFVDLIKSKKATPEQVAEMMRLLGFEDETIQKVIQS; from the coding sequence ATGAAAACAACTAAGCTGTTTACCATACCCTTTTCAGAAAAGAAGCTAAAAATATTAGCGGTCTCTGCTGATCTTGAAATTAAAAGCGGTAAGAACTCGCAAGTAGTTTTAGAAGTGGAACTTGAGGGCGAAGCTGAAAAAATACAAGTTTACGAGCCCAAGGTAAGACGCACTGACGATGAACTTGAAATTACTCTAGAGTACGAGGCAAACCACATGGCGCTCGTGTCCTTTGGGCGATCTAAGTCGCTTCGGGTGGATAAAGCGACCATTACACTACCTTCCACAAAAGAGTTTTCCATTTCCACCGTGTCCGGAGATGTAAACTTATCAGCACCTAATTGCCAAGACAGGCTAACACTAAAAGCCATAAGCGGTGATGCAAACATGTCCGATGTGGAATGCCAAGAAATCGATATAAAAACTACTTCAGGTGACATTAGACTAAGGAATGTAAAGGCAAAAAACCAGCTAAGGGTGTCCTTGGTAAGTGGGGATCTATTGGCTCAGGACATTAGCTTCAGAGAAGCGCGCATGGAAACTGTGTCTGGTGACATAGTCATACGAGAGCTTACCGATACTTTTCGTTCGATCCAGTTCAAATCAGTTTCAGGCGATCTTGTGATAAACATGGCAGTTCTACCTCCAAGCAGAATTGAATTCAGCACATTGTCAGGTACCATAAAAGTGGGCCAGCGATTGCTAAAAGGGGTAAAAGGCTCAGTGGATACGGCTCCAAAACCTGTAGCGACGGTTAGAATCAATACAGTGAGCGGCTCTGCTACGCTGCAAGCTGCCAGAGAAGAGCAACAAACCCCCGAAGACGTTGACTTGTTCGTCGATCTAATAAAGAGTAAAAAGGCCACACCTGAGCAAGTCGCGGAGATGATGCGACTATTAGGTTTTGAAGACGAAACAATACAAAAAGTAATACAGAGTTGA
- the pepT gene encoding peptidase T — MRDKLVKRFLKYVSFDTQSDENSSTYPSTAKQLELANYLVEELKSLGLADAAVDQYGYVTATLPGNVQGKDVPVIGFLAHMDTSPEFPGANVKPRIIENYDGQSTIELGAGRVLSPEEFPHLKNYAGKTLITTDGTTLLGADDKAGIAEIVTAVEYLLEHPEIEHGTIKVGFTPDEEVGRGVDYFDVKKFGADFAFTLDGGEYGELSYETFNAAQAKVIVHGKSIHPGEAKNKMKNAILMAMDYINQMPPAEAPAHTEGYEGFYHVYHIEGSVDRADLTWIIRDHHRDRFEERKTYMVNAAQWMNKKYGDGTFEIDVKDQYYNLYEVLKDKPEIIELAKKAMKDAGIDPIIRPVRGGTDGSRLTFMGLPTPNLFTGGHNYHGPYEYIVVESMEKAVEVIVNIVKLAAQGN, encoded by the coding sequence ATGCGCGACAAACTGGTGAAGCGTTTTCTTAAGTATGTATCATTCGATACCCAGTCAGACGAGAACAGCAGCACTTACCCCAGTACGGCAAAACAGCTGGAACTAGCGAACTACTTAGTAGAGGAACTAAAGTCATTGGGACTTGCAGACGCAGCCGTAGACCAATACGGCTATGTCACTGCGACACTGCCAGGTAATGTGCAAGGAAAAGATGTCCCCGTAATTGGTTTTCTAGCTCACATGGATACCAGTCCTGAATTCCCCGGTGCTAATGTTAAGCCAAGGATTATTGAGAACTACGATGGGCAGTCGACCATCGAACTAGGCGCAGGGCGTGTCCTATCTCCTGAAGAATTCCCGCATCTAAAGAACTATGCTGGTAAAACACTGATAACCACCGATGGAACGACGCTACTTGGTGCAGACGATAAAGCAGGTATAGCAGAAATAGTGACTGCAGTGGAGTACCTACTTGAGCATCCCGAAATAGAACATGGCACCATAAAGGTAGGATTTACACCTGACGAAGAAGTAGGCCGAGGCGTAGACTATTTCGACGTGAAAAAATTTGGCGCTGATTTTGCTTTTACCCTAGACGGTGGGGAATATGGAGAATTGAGCTACGAAACGTTCAACGCAGCTCAAGCTAAAGTGATTGTGCACGGTAAGAGCATTCATCCTGGCGAGGCAAAGAACAAAATGAAAAACGCCATTCTCATGGCAATGGATTACATAAATCAAATGCCCCCTGCTGAAGCACCTGCCCACACAGAAGGGTATGAGGGTTTCTATCATGTTTACCACATTGAAGGCAGTGTTGACCGCGCAGATCTAACATGGATCATACGCGATCACCATAGGGACCGTTTCGAGGAAAGAAAGACATATATGGTAAACGCTGCCCAATGGATGAATAAGAAATATGGTGATGGTACCTTTGAAATAGACGTGAAAGACCAATACTACAACCTGTATGAAGTTCTAAAGGACAAACCAGAAATTATCGAGCTTGCGAAAAAAGCAATGAAAGATGCCGGTATCGATCCAATTATTAGGCCCGTGCGAGGCGGAACCGATGGCTCACGCTTAACCTTCATGGGACTACCCACACCAAATTTGTTCACCGGAGGCCACAACTACCACGGTCCCTATGAATACATAGTTGTGGAATCCATGGAAAAAGCAGTGGAAGTCATAGTTAACATTGTTAAACTAGCTGCACAAGGTAACTAA
- a CDS encoding DUF2089 domain-containing protein, which yields MITVCPNCGSQLHITGLKCPDCGTAITGDFPMDELFKLTPEQLDFVKLFLKKRGNLSEVQKELGLSYPTVRNRLESILKTLGYDVQEEITEWDILEQLREGSLDAETALRVLKELKGHENN from the coding sequence ATGATTACAGTGTGCCCAAATTGCGGTTCTCAACTTCATATAACTGGACTAAAATGCCCTGACTGCGGAACAGCCATAACGGGGGATTTCCCCATGGATGAACTGTTTAAGCTAACGCCTGAACAGTTGGACTTTGTAAAACTATTCTTAAAGAAACGAGGCAATTTATCTGAAGTGCAGAAGGAATTGGGACTGTCTTATCCGACAGTGAGAAACCGGTTGGAGAGCATACTAAAAACCTTAGGATACGACGTACAAGAAGAGATCACAGAGTGGGACATACTTGAACAACTAAGAGAAGGTTCACTGGATGCAGAAACTGCACTTCGTGTACTAAAGGAGTTAAAGGGACATGAAAACAACTAA